A region of Chelonia mydas isolate rCheMyd1 chromosome 7, rCheMyd1.pri.v2, whole genome shotgun sequence DNA encodes the following proteins:
- the TMEM26 gene encoding transmembrane protein 26, with the protein MELLVLLNALVTRLLFVLHSLIGVWRVTEVKKEPKFWLLALLNLLLCLETGLTLKFKQGKGYKWFSPAIFLYLISTVPSLWLLETHRETQFCNNETEQTWESISNREDFNQLKESTPKNEGADHHIIESARVFVSQLSTVCETVWTLGLHQTFLLLLIIGRWLLPIGGEITRDQLSQLLLMFVGTAADILEFTSETLEVENVRHNHALVYAILCVWTWSMLQFPLDLAVQHIGCKLSVSSTRVPTLLLCRHSADLWNIGISLFIQDGPFLVLRLILMSYFKVINQMLVFFTAKNILVVMLQLYRLIVLSLDFRASLQYPPSSRIGGVSCCPCEPNDTTLPPSDSDTDMRECTAIPLEDSPVPSEYQ; encoded by the exons ATGGAGCTGCTAGTGCTGCTCAATGCCCTGGTTACAAGGCTGCTCTTTGTTCTACACTCTCTGATCGGGGTTTGGAGGGTGACTGAAGTGAAGAAGGAACCCAAGTTCTGGCTGCTGGCATTGCTCAACCTCCTCCTGTGCCTGGAAACTGGGCTCACCCTCAAGTTTAAGCAAGGCAAAGGCTACAAATG GTTTTctccagcaatatttttatatctgattagCACAGTACCATCATTATGGCTACTGGAAACTCATCGTGAAACTCAG TTTTGCAATAATGAAACTGAACAAACATGGGAGAGTATCAGCAACAGAGAAGACTTCAATCAATTAAAAGAGAGCACTCCCAAAAATGAGGGAGCAGATCATCACATAATTGAGTCG GCTAGAGTTTTTGTCTCCCAGCTCTCCACAgtgtgcgaaactgtatggacgCTAGGACTCCACCAGACTTttctactactactaataataggGAGATGGCTTCTTCCCATTGGTGGTGAAATCACCCGTGATCAGTTGTCACAGCTGCTGCTTATGTTTGTGGGAACTGCAGCAGACATACTTGAATTCACTAGCGAGACTTTGGAAGTAGAAAATGTAAG gcaTAACCATGCTCTTGTTTATGCAATTCTTTGTGTGTGGACTTGGAGTATGTTGCAGTTTCCACTTGATCTTGCAG tgcaaCATATTGGCTGTAAACTATCTGTGTCATCTACGAGAGTCCCCACTTTACTGCTGTGCAGACACAGTGCAGACCTGTGGAACATTGGAATCAGCCTCTTCATACAAGATGGCCCTTTCCTCGTTTTACGTTTGATACTGATGAGCTATTTTAAAGTAATCAATCAGATGCTGGTGTTTTTCACAGCTAAGAATATCTTAGTTGTGATGTTACAACTGTACCGTCTAATAGTGCTATCGTTAGACTTCCGTGCTTCCCTGCAGTATCCACCAAGCAGCCGGATAGGAGGAGTGAGCTGCTGCCCATGTGAGCCTAATGATACCACTCTCCCACCCAGCGACTCGGATACTGATATGAGAGAATGCACTGCTATTCCTCTGGAGGATTCGCCAGTCCCATCAGAATATCAGTGA